A single region of the Plantactinospora soyae genome encodes:
- a CDS encoding glycosyltransferase family 2 protein has protein sequence MPPTVSVIIPVHNGSKTLRACLAAVYAQRHPVTEVIVVDDASTDDTREIAAEFPCRLLAADRNTGPAAARNRGIRASTGGLLFFLDSDCAPEPDALGNALAILREQPDVACVHGIYAVRPLFDDGPVEAYRLLHGHYWRLRNVGRVRTTLFAVCVIRRAVFAEVGLFDENLRASEDVELGDRMTEEHGIVLTDTVVCRHDDDSHLGRLLRKQFGRSQLLIPVALAERGPAGIRANGPVGLLAAGLVPPTVPLGLLDPALLGVPLCLLVLFVVADPGLLRFVTRQRGPGFAVFFYGVHLLVQLAVLAGAVVGGLRHLVDRNFGPARVATAKPGR, from the coding sequence ATGCCGCCGACGGTGTCGGTCATCATCCCCGTGCACAACGGCTCCAAGACCCTGCGCGCGTGCCTGGCGGCGGTCTACGCACAGCGACATCCGGTCACCGAGGTGATCGTGGTCGACGACGCGAGCACCGACGACACCCGGGAGATAGCCGCCGAGTTCCCGTGCCGGCTGCTGGCGGCCGACCGCAACACCGGGCCGGCCGCCGCCCGCAACCGGGGCATCCGGGCCAGTACCGGCGGGCTGCTGTTCTTCCTCGACTCCGACTGCGCGCCGGAGCCGGACGCGTTGGGCAACGCACTGGCGATCCTGCGCGAGCAGCCCGACGTCGCCTGCGTACACGGCATCTACGCGGTGCGGCCACTCTTCGACGACGGGCCGGTCGAGGCGTACCGGTTGCTGCACGGGCACTATTGGCGGCTGCGCAACGTGGGACGGGTCCGGACCACCCTCTTCGCGGTCTGCGTGATCCGCCGGGCCGTCTTCGCCGAGGTGGGGCTCTTCGACGAGAACCTGCGGGCCTCGGAGGACGTCGAACTCGGCGACCGGATGACCGAGGAGCACGGGATCGTGCTGACCGACACCGTGGTGTGCCGGCACGACGACGACAGCCACCTCGGCCGGCTGCTGCGCAAGCAGTTCGGGCGCTCGCAACTGCTGATCCCGGTCGCGCTGGCCGAACGCGGGCCGGCCGGGATCCGCGCCAACGGTCCGGTCGGGCTGCTCGCCGCCGGCCTGGTGCCGCCGACCGTACCGCTCGGGCTGCTCGATCCGGCGCTGCTGGGCGTACCGCTCTGCCTGCTCGTCCTGTTCGTCGTCGCCGACCCGGGTCTGCTCCGGTTCGTGACCCGCCAGCGCGGCCCCGGCTTCGCGGTGTTCTTCTACGGAGTCCATCTGCTGGTCCAGCTCGCCGTGCTCGCCGGTGCCGTGGTCGGCGGACTGCGCCACCTGGTCGACCGGAACTTCGGCCCGGCCCGGGTGGCCACCGCGAAACCGGGCCGATGA
- a CDS encoding glycosyltransferase family 2 protein → MTPENFPAGGGPLVSVIVPNYNYAESLDLCLRSILDQTYPDIEILMVDDCSTDQSVVVAEALGVPVVSTGVNGGCGRARNIGAAHTRGELLCYVDSDLVLAPDAVANAVRLIQDDSRIGAVCGIEDPEPLLHDTAVARYRGLQYHYWSISSEGDVSFLFPAVCVIRRDVFDEIGPFNPALRHTEEVDYGYRLTRRYRLVLTSGVRGRHDHDHQLRGLLRKLFHRGRLRIPLYARARRFGQGFETAARAWGSLAAFAVLPALAVPVLFGAWGAVVPIALLAASLGFDAGMYGFVRRRHGLPFLLYFAVLHFLVNVTITAGVATGAVQWLVSRTFRQLYDASFPVEGTALRGTA, encoded by the coding sequence ATGACCCCGGAGAACTTCCCGGCGGGCGGAGGACCGCTGGTCTCGGTGATCGTGCCGAACTACAACTACGCCGAGTCGCTGGACCTGTGTCTGCGGTCCATCCTGGACCAGACGTACCCGGACATCGAGATCCTGATGGTGGACGACTGCAGCACGGACCAGTCGGTGGTGGTCGCCGAGGCGCTCGGCGTACCGGTGGTGAGCACCGGGGTCAACGGCGGGTGCGGCCGGGCCCGCAACATCGGCGCCGCACACACCCGGGGCGAGCTTCTCTGCTACGTCGACTCCGACCTCGTCCTGGCCCCGGACGCGGTGGCCAACGCGGTACGGCTGATCCAGGACGACTCCCGGATCGGCGCGGTCTGCGGCATCGAGGATCCCGAGCCGCTGCTGCACGACACGGCGGTGGCCCGATACCGTGGTCTGCAGTACCACTACTGGTCGATCAGCTCTGAAGGTGACGTGTCGTTCCTCTTCCCGGCCGTGTGCGTGATCCGGCGTGACGTCTTCGACGAGATCGGCCCGTTCAACCCGGCACTGCGGCACACCGAGGAGGTCGACTACGGCTATCGGCTGACCCGGCGCTACCGGCTGGTGCTCACCTCCGGGGTACGCGGCCGACACGACCACGACCACCAGCTACGCGGACTGCTCCGCAAGCTGTTCCACCGGGGTCGGCTCCGTATCCCGCTCTACGCCCGGGCCCGCCGGTTCGGGCAGGGCTTCGAGACCGCCGCCCGGGCCTGGGGCAGCCTGGCCGCGTTCGCCGTACTGCCCGCGCTGGCGGTGCCGGTCCTGTTCGGGGCGTGGGGGGCGGTCGTTCCGATCGCGCTGCTCGCCGCCTCGCTCGGCTTCGACGCCGGCATGTACGGCTTCGTCCGGCGCCGGCACGGCCTGCCCTTCCTGCTCTACTTCGCGGTACTGCACTTCCTGGTCAACGTCACCATCACGGCCGGGGTCGCCACCGGCGCGGTGCAGTGGCTGGTATCCCGGACCTTCCGGCAGCTCTACGACGCCTCCTTCCCGGTCGAGGGAACCGCGTTGCGGGGGACAGCGTGA
- a CDS encoding UbiA prenyltransferase family protein has protein sequence MVTAVEAAVERGVESAVDRSVVAMVDEGVVAVVDRAVGPVSGAPGRVLAAIGQLGALARYLRALVGHLIALARPGHAVKNLLAVPLALVDVPRWTGAALLRTGWAVLAFSVAASLIYVLNDIADRRLDRTHPVKRHRPIAAGRITVPVAGLFAAGLAGLLTTMVIAGPDLPWWPLFGYLGLSVAYSRWWKHLPLLDICVIAAGFVLRVLQGYAASGAAPSGLLLTAVFSGCLILILGKRRHELTVAGVTHRPALAGYNILLADHLIGLNAALTSTTFLLYLNTDAPLGAWRPVTLAVVVPLGLLAAFRYLQTVLVREAGGDPIRALLQDRMIVAIAVLIGTTLTVAEIGARYPNLLNWMDT, from the coding sequence ATGGTGACCGCCGTCGAGGCTGCGGTCGAACGGGGCGTGGAGAGCGCGGTCGACCGGAGCGTGGTGGCCATGGTCGACGAGGGCGTGGTGGCCGTGGTCGACCGGGCCGTCGGGCCGGTGAGCGGGGCACCGGGCCGGGTGCTCGCCGCGATCGGCCAACTCGGTGCCCTGGCCCGGTACCTCCGCGCACTGGTCGGGCACCTGATCGCGCTGGCCCGCCCCGGTCACGCGGTCAAGAACCTGCTGGCCGTGCCGCTGGCACTGGTCGACGTGCCGCGGTGGACCGGAGCGGCGCTGCTGCGTACCGGCTGGGCCGTGCTGGCGTTCTCGGTGGCCGCGTCGCTGATCTACGTCCTCAACGACATCGCCGACCGCCGGCTTGACCGGACGCATCCGGTCAAGCGGCACCGGCCGATCGCCGCCGGGCGGATCACGGTGCCGGTGGCCGGACTCTTCGCGGCCGGGCTGGCCGGGCTGCTGACGACGATGGTGATCGCCGGACCCGACCTGCCGTGGTGGCCGCTCTTCGGCTACCTCGGGCTCAGCGTCGCGTACAGCCGGTGGTGGAAACACCTGCCGCTGTTGGACATCTGCGTGATCGCCGCCGGCTTCGTGCTGCGGGTCCTCCAGGGGTACGCGGCCAGCGGCGCGGCCCCGTCCGGACTGCTGCTCACCGCCGTCTTCAGCGGCTGCCTGATCCTCATCCTCGGCAAGCGGCGGCACGAACTCACCGTCGCCGGCGTGACGCACCGGCCCGCGCTGGCCGGATACAACATCCTGCTGGCCGACCACCTGATCGGGCTCAACGCCGCACTGACCAGCACCACGTTCCTGCTCTACCTGAACACCGACGCGCCGCTCGGCGCCTGGCGCCCGGTCACCCTCGCCGTGGTGGTTCCGCTCGGCCTGCTCGCCGCGTTCCGCTATCTCCAGACGGTGCTGGTCCGCGAGGCCGGCGGCGATCCCATCCGGGCCCTGCTCCAGGACCGGATGATCGTGGCCATCGCCGTCCTGATCGGCACCACCTTGACCGTGGCGGAGATCGGTGCCCGCTACCCGAACCTGCTGAACTGGATGGACACATGA
- a CDS encoding NAD-dependent epimerase/dehydratase family protein — protein MVITITGAAGMLGSRLVQRLTADGHEVRGVDLRPEPGVTVRGDIRDPDLMSRATAGANVVIHCAAALPSYPAAQIRSIVVDGTDAVFGAARRARVDRVVHISSTAVYGLPRQVPTPETHPREPVDTYSAAKATAEEIAERHRGSGLPVAILRPKTFLGPGRMGLFAMLFEWAEEGRNFPVLGRGDVRIQMFAVDDLVDAVVAVLAAPDELADDTYNLAARRFRTLREDFQAVLDAAGHGKRVVGVPAGPALAALGLLERARLSPVYGRLLHKLRHDSYVSVDKARDRLGFTPKLSNQDAILRTYEWWRTQRHRTAPVRGGRTSRDPWRQGALSLAKIFF, from the coding sequence GTGGTGATCACCATCACCGGTGCCGCCGGGATGCTCGGCTCCCGGCTGGTCCAGCGGCTGACCGCCGACGGGCACGAGGTGCGCGGCGTGGACCTCCGTCCCGAGCCGGGCGTCACGGTACGCGGTGACATCCGCGATCCCGACCTGATGTCCCGGGCCACCGCCGGCGCGAACGTCGTGATCCACTGCGCGGCGGCGCTGCCCAGCTACCCCGCCGCGCAGATCCGGTCCATCGTGGTGGACGGCACGGACGCGGTGTTCGGGGCGGCGCGCCGGGCCCGGGTGGACCGCGTCGTCCACATCTCGTCGACCGCCGTGTACGGGCTGCCCCGGCAGGTACCGACGCCGGAGACGCATCCTCGGGAACCGGTCGACACGTACAGCGCGGCCAAGGCGACCGCCGAGGAGATCGCCGAGCGGCACCGGGGCAGCGGACTGCCGGTGGCCATCCTGCGACCGAAGACCTTCCTCGGGCCGGGCCGGATGGGCCTGTTCGCGATGCTCTTCGAGTGGGCCGAGGAGGGCCGGAACTTTCCGGTCCTGGGCCGGGGCGACGTACGGATCCAGATGTTCGCCGTCGACGACCTGGTGGACGCGGTGGTCGCCGTACTGGCCGCGCCGGACGAGCTGGCCGACGACACGTACAACCTAGCCGCGCGGCGGTTCCGTACCCTGCGCGAGGACTTCCAGGCGGTGCTGGACGCCGCCGGACACGGCAAGCGGGTCGTCGGCGTACCCGCCGGCCCGGCCCTGGCCGCGCTCGGCCTGCTGGAGCGGGCCCGGCTCTCCCCGGTGTACGGCCGGCTGCTGCACAAGCTCCGGCACGACTCGTACGTGAGCGTCGACAAGGCCCGGGACCGGCTCGGCTTCACCCCGAAACTGTCCAATCAGGACGCGATCCTGCGCACCTACGAGTGGTGGCGCACGCAGCGGCACCGGACGGCGCCGGTCCGGGGTGGCCGGACCAGCCGTGACCCGTGGCGGCAGGGCGCCCTGTCCCTCGCCAAGATCTTCTTCTGA
- a CDS encoding class I SAM-dependent methyltransferase: MTNPLVRAVARLTMRPLRMLVRPNRRMNAALWNAQYALGLWRYLDGMSDGGMPLSLIERWAPDPAILDLGCGTSANLPLAPGRYRRYHGVDISRRAIDQARAIGRPDTSFEVADIRTFDTTDRFDAILLREVIYYLSETESATLLRRLPGMLTARGRILVQVYDVAQAEELLRLVRGSGLAVAEELSTRLGSGPSGIFLVLTATAEPAGRGSGDAGDDSARP, translated from the coding sequence ATGACGAACCCGCTGGTCCGGGCGGTGGCCCGGCTGACGATGAGGCCCCTGCGGATGCTGGTCCGGCCGAACCGGAGGATGAACGCGGCGCTGTGGAACGCCCAGTACGCACTGGGTCTCTGGCGCTATCTCGACGGCATGTCCGATGGCGGCATGCCGCTGTCGCTCATCGAGCGGTGGGCCCCCGACCCGGCGATCCTGGACCTCGGCTGCGGGACGAGCGCCAACCTGCCGCTCGCCCCGGGACGGTACCGGCGCTACCACGGGGTCGACATCAGCCGCCGGGCGATCGACCAGGCCCGGGCGATCGGCCGGCCGGACACCTCGTTCGAGGTCGCCGACATCCGTACCTTCGACACCACGGACCGGTTCGACGCGATCCTGCTGCGCGAGGTCATCTACTACCTGTCCGAGACCGAGTCGGCCACCCTGCTGCGTCGACTGCCCGGAATGCTCACCGCCCGGGGCAGGATCCTGGTGCAGGTCTACGACGTGGCCCAGGCCGAGGAGCTGCTGCGGCTGGTCCGTGGCTCCGGTCTCGCGGTCGCCGAGGAACTGTCGACCCGGCTCGGCTCCGGACCGTCCGGGATCTTCCTCGTCCTCACCGCCACGGCCGAGCCGGCCGGCCGGGGCAGCGGCGACGCGGGCGACGACAGCGCCCGGCCCTGA
- a CDS encoding aspartate aminotransferase family protein yields the protein MTSFGFGRELVESAEGAYLVLRDGRRILDLTGGVGVLNHGHNHPRILAARERFARDRRMEVHKTYFSPYLAALGHNLAQLLPGDLRMSFLPNSGAEAVEGAVKLAYKYHGGRRGTILRADCGFHGKLLGSGGLTGQPQFDFPTIPGIATFTYGDLDSVRSAVAAHAGDVYALVVEPFSASTIQWCDEDFLRGVRELCDRQNIVLIFDEIYTGWGKTGSLFYFMRYPGLVPDVLTTSKSFGGGKSSISAFVAREKVFRKAYDNLTDALLQSTSTTYYGMGEECVTAIEAINIVVEDDYPARARELELVLEPALARLAKEFPDAVGRVAGAGALWGVQIDGGPKILDLVSRLAPAGMARDPRFKAKLVTCAVINALYQDHDIFTYYTLNGRNPLIIGPSLVTDPADVQRGADALGEVLDQGLSRLVTRFVAQKVGSTLW from the coding sequence ATGACCTCGTTCGGGTTCGGCCGGGAATTGGTCGAAAGTGCCGAAGGCGCATATCTGGTGCTCCGCGACGGCCGACGCATCCTCGACCTCACCGGGGGCGTGGGCGTACTCAACCACGGGCACAACCATCCACGCATCCTGGCCGCCCGGGAGCGGTTCGCGCGGGATCGGCGGATGGAGGTGCACAAGACGTACTTCTCCCCCTATCTCGCGGCGCTCGGGCACAACCTGGCGCAGCTGCTCCCGGGCGACCTGCGGATGTCGTTCCTGCCCAACTCGGGTGCGGAGGCGGTCGAGGGCGCCGTGAAGCTGGCCTACAAGTACCACGGTGGCCGGCGCGGAACCATCCTCCGGGCGGACTGCGGCTTTCACGGAAAGCTCCTGGGTTCGGGTGGGCTGACCGGGCAGCCACAGTTCGATTTTCCCACCATTCCGGGCATTGCAACATTCACCTATGGCGATCTGGATTCCGTCCGTTCGGCCGTAGCGGCGCACGCCGGTGACGTCTACGCGCTCGTCGTCGAGCCGTTCAGCGCCTCCACCATTCAGTGGTGCGACGAAGATTTCCTCCGTGGCGTCCGTGAGCTGTGCGACCGGCAGAACATCGTGCTCATATTCGACGAGATCTACACCGGTTGGGGTAAGACCGGCAGCCTGTTCTACTTCATGCGATATCCGGGTCTCGTACCGGATGTTCTTACCACATCAAAGTCCTTCGGCGGCGGAAAGTCATCGATCTCTGCATTCGTCGCCCGGGAAAAGGTTTTCCGGAAGGCGTACGACAACCTGACCGACGCGCTCCTGCAGAGCACCAGCACCACGTACTACGGCATGGGCGAGGAATGTGTCACCGCGATCGAGGCGATCAACATCGTGGTGGAGGACGACTACCCGGCCCGGGCCCGCGAGCTGGAGCTGGTGCTGGAACCGGCGCTGGCCCGACTGGCCAAGGAGTTTCCGGACGCGGTGGGGCGGGTCGCCGGCGCCGGCGCGCTCTGGGGCGTACAGATCGACGGCGGGCCGAAGATCCTCGACCTGGTGTCCCGGCTCGCCCCCGCCGGGATGGCCAGGGACCCGAGGTTCAAGGCGAAGCTGGTCACCTGCGCGGTGATCAACGCGCTCTACCAGGACCACGACATCTTCACCTACTACACCCTCAACGGCCGCAACCCGCTGATCATCGGACCGTCACTGGTCACCGATCCCGCCGACGTACAGCGCGGCGCCGACGCGCTCGGCGAGGTGCTCGACCAGGGCCTGAGTCGACTCGTCACCCGGTTCGTCGCCCAGAAGGTGGGGTCCACGCTGTGGTGA
- a CDS encoding AfsR/SARP family transcriptional regulator, translating to MPEDDLSILLLGPIRAARGGTALYLGTPRQREVLAVLALRSGMVLSVPQIVDAIWSERRPDSVENMVHTYIGRLRRVLEHPGRPPALARVLRSTRPGYTLELPAGAVDITLFERDVKVARAARTQGDLSGALCLFQQGLARWSGLALQEAAGPLAEAERIRLTELRQDAVEESTGVRLLLGDVENLVSELRCMLAEQPMRERLWELLLIVLGQTSRRAEALTAFEDARVTLADRLGVEPGHRLQDLHRRLLRSEPVSVRPWWERRVPV from the coding sequence ATGCCAGAGGATGACCTGTCGATTCTGCTGCTGGGTCCGATCAGGGCCGCCCGGGGTGGCACCGCGCTCTACCTGGGCACACCACGCCAGCGTGAGGTGCTGGCGGTGCTGGCGCTGCGCAGCGGCATGGTGCTGTCGGTGCCGCAGATCGTGGACGCGATCTGGAGCGAGCGCCGGCCCGACTCGGTGGAGAACATGGTGCACACCTACATCGGCCGGCTGCGCCGGGTTCTGGAACACCCCGGACGGCCGCCCGCGCTGGCCCGGGTGCTGCGTTCCACCCGGCCCGGGTACACCCTGGAGTTGCCGGCGGGCGCGGTCGACATCACGCTGTTCGAACGCGACGTCAAGGTGGCCCGGGCGGCCCGGACCCAGGGCGACCTGTCCGGGGCGCTCTGCCTCTTCCAGCAGGGGCTGGCCCGCTGGTCCGGGCTGGCGCTCCAGGAGGCGGCCGGTCCGCTGGCGGAGGCGGAACGGATCCGCCTCACCGAGCTGCGCCAGGACGCGGTCGAGGAGAGCACCGGAGTACGGCTGCTCCTCGGCGACGTCGAGAACCTCGTCTCGGAGCTGCGGTGCATGCTCGCCGAGCAGCCGATGCGGGAGCGGCTCTGGGAACTGCTGCTGATCGTACTCGGCCAGACCTCGCGCCGGGCGGAGGCGTTGACTGCGTTCGAGGACGCCCGGGTCACCCTGGCCGACCGGCTCGGCGTCGAGCCCGGTCACCGGTTGCAGGACCTGCACCGCCGGCTGCTGCGTAGCGAGCCGGTCAGCGTACGGCCGTGGTGGGAGCGGCGGGTCCCGGTCTGA
- a CDS encoding lysylphosphatidylglycerol synthase domain-containing protein → MSTLAPAEPGRRATGTAGRGWWRLANRALTVVFVLALAAGLVLFLRSQDWTPVRSLAQRLDPVQVIVVLSGALLINAVGLLLGLVSWQALFADLGAAVDRWTAARLFFVGFLAKFVPGRFVALPVLLRMGKEIDVGPVRLAGVFLLSWTVVALTGMTVALAAGPGILPGATGWLLLAVLPLVALFARPDLLNRGLVALARLLRRRPPQVAASRAGIRRAIATQSLSWVLSGHHLWLLAVTAGAPPVRSYLVCVAGFAAATVAGLLVVVAPDGLGVREAVLMVGLVTVMPAAVATPVVLASRLVCALSEVVVGAGGLLLAQYLHRRRLDREKAEEVAS, encoded by the coding sequence ATGAGCACGCTCGCACCCGCCGAGCCGGGCCGGCGGGCCACCGGGACCGCCGGGCGCGGCTGGTGGCGGCTGGCCAACCGGGCGCTGACCGTGGTCTTCGTGCTGGCGCTGGCGGCCGGCCTGGTGCTGTTCCTGCGGAGCCAGGACTGGACCCCGGTCAGGTCGTTGGCGCAGCGGCTGGATCCGGTACAGGTCATCGTGGTCCTGTCCGGCGCGCTGCTGATCAACGCGGTCGGGCTGCTCCTCGGGCTGGTCTCCTGGCAGGCCCTCTTCGCCGACCTGGGTGCGGCGGTGGACCGGTGGACCGCAGCCCGGCTGTTCTTCGTCGGATTCCTCGCCAAGTTCGTTCCAGGTCGCTTCGTCGCCCTGCCGGTGCTGTTGCGGATGGGCAAGGAGATCGATGTCGGCCCGGTCCGGCTGGCCGGCGTCTTCCTGCTCAGTTGGACGGTCGTCGCGCTGACCGGGATGACCGTCGCGCTCGCCGCCGGGCCGGGCATACTCCCCGGCGCGACCGGCTGGCTGCTGCTGGCCGTACTGCCACTGGTCGCCTTGTTCGCCCGGCCCGATCTGCTCAACCGCGGGCTGGTCGCGCTGGCCCGGCTGCTGCGGCGCCGGCCTCCGCAGGTCGCCGCGTCCCGGGCCGGCATCCGTCGGGCGATCGCCACGCAGTCGCTGTCCTGGGTGCTCTCGGGGCACCATCTCTGGCTGCTCGCGGTCACCGCCGGCGCGCCACCGGTCCGGTCCTACCTGGTCTGTGTCGCGGGCTTCGCCGCCGCCACCGTGGCCGGTCTGCTGGTCGTGGTCGCCCCGGACGGTCTCGGTGTCCGGGAGGCCGTCCTGATGGTCGGCCTGGTCACCGTGATGCCGGCGGCGGTCGCCACCCCGGTGGTACTGGCCAGCCGGTTGGTCTGCGCCCTCAGCGAGGTCGTGGTCGGTGCGGGCGGCCTGCTGCTGGCGCAGTACCTGCATCGGCGGCGGCTCGATCGGGAGAAGGCGGAAGAGGTGGCGAGCTGA
- a CDS encoding glycosyltransferase family 2 protein yields the protein MNRPLVSVIVPNYNYAGALGLCLGSLREQTYPDLEIIVVDDCSTDDSVGVARSYGARVLRTPRNSGPAAARNLGAANATGEILFFIDSDVAAKPDAVANAVELLGADPEIGAICGNYDPVPLVRDSLLEEYRCLQQSYWLIADEGRIMTLYTALLAIPARVFAEVGPFNPRLRETENADYGMRLAQRYQIWLSPRVRGVHDHDHDLGVLIRKVFTRTALHIPMYARKPEFPGGLSSGPRAWVSVAALLTVLTVALPLLLGPAYLAVPLVALAACLAGDLPMYRFVFRERGTLFLTYFAAMHFLLNLVIAVAALSGAVAWLASRRFRGLYDRPEVATR from the coding sequence ATGAACAGACCGCTCGTCTCGGTGATCGTGCCGAACTACAACTACGCTGGCGCCCTCGGCCTGTGCCTCGGCTCGCTCCGCGAACAGACCTATCCGGACCTGGAGATCATCGTGGTGGACGACTGCAGCACCGACGACTCGGTCGGGGTCGCGCGGTCGTACGGCGCCCGGGTGCTGCGTACCCCTCGGAACTCCGGACCGGCGGCGGCCCGCAACCTCGGCGCGGCGAACGCGACCGGAGAGATCCTGTTCTTCATCGACTCCGACGTGGCCGCGAAGCCGGACGCGGTGGCCAACGCCGTGGAACTGCTCGGCGCCGACCCGGAGATCGGCGCGATCTGCGGCAACTACGATCCGGTACCGCTGGTCCGGGACAGCCTGCTGGAGGAGTACCGCTGCCTCCAGCAGTCCTACTGGCTGATCGCCGACGAGGGCCGGATCATGACCCTGTACACCGCTCTGCTGGCGATTCCGGCCCGGGTCTTCGCCGAGGTCGGGCCCTTCAATCCGCGACTGCGGGAGACCGAGAACGCGGACTACGGCATGCGGCTGGCTCAGCGGTACCAGATCTGGCTCTCGCCCCGGGTGCGCGGCGTGCACGACCACGACCACGATCTGGGCGTTTTGATCCGCAAGGTGTTCACCCGGACCGCGCTGCACATCCCGATGTACGCCCGCAAGCCGGAGTTCCCCGGCGGGCTCAGCAGTGGTCCCCGGGCCTGGGTGAGCGTCGCCGCCCTGCTGACCGTGCTGACCGTGGCCCTGCCGCTCCTGCTCGGGCCGGCGTACCTCGCGGTGCCGCTGGTCGCCCTCGCCGCCTGCCTCGCCGGTGACCTGCCGATGTACCGGTTCGTCTTCCGGGAGCGGGGGACGCTGTTCCTGACGTACTTCGCCGCGATGCACTTCCTGCTGAACCTGGTGATCGCCGTCGCCGCGCTGTCCGGGGCGGTCGCCTGGCTCGCCTCACGCCGGTTCCGTGGACTCTACGACCGGCCGGAGGTGGCTACCCGATGA
- a CDS encoding polysaccharide deacetylase family protein, which yields MSGHPVRVGYAQALHYLLFGVRALQFRRARPGLGARRGPVFGVPGQSVALTIDDGPHPEWTPRMLDLLGRHRIRATFFLIGARVRERPDLARDVLAAGHVLGNHSMSHPQPFAALPAPRVRVEIAAGQREIEEATGLRPRLFRAPGGNWSRDVLRATAESGLTPVDWTVNPSDWRSPGVDRITRSLCRGRAGHVLLCHDGGGDRSQTVAALETALPRLLDRGLRFVIPGGGR from the coding sequence ATGAGCGGCCATCCTGTGCGGGTCGGGTACGCCCAGGCGCTGCACTATCTGCTGTTCGGCGTCCGGGCGCTCCAGTTCCGGCGGGCCCGGCCGGGCCTCGGCGCCCGGCGCGGGCCGGTGTTCGGGGTGCCGGGCCAGAGCGTGGCGCTGACCATCGACGACGGCCCGCATCCCGAGTGGACGCCCCGGATGCTGGACCTGCTCGGCCGGCACCGGATCCGGGCCACGTTCTTCCTCATCGGAGCCCGGGTACGCGAGCGCCCCGACCTGGCCCGGGACGTCCTGGCGGCCGGACACGTGCTCGGCAACCACTCGATGTCCCACCCGCAGCCGTTCGCGGCGCTGCCCGCACCCCGGGTACGCGTCGAGATCGCCGCCGGCCAGCGAGAGATCGAGGAGGCCACCGGGCTGCGGCCACGGCTGTTCCGGGCACCTGGCGGCAACTGGTCGCGGGACGTCCTGCGGGCGACCGCGGAGTCCGGCCTGACTCCGGTGGACTGGACGGTCAACCCGAGCGACTGGCGGAGTCCCGGCGTCGACCGGATCACCCGGTCGCTGTGCCGGGGCCGCGCCGGACACGTCCTGCTCTGTCACGACGGCGGCGGCGACCGGTCGCAGACCGTGGCGGCCCTGGAGACGGCCCTGCCGCGGCTGCTCGACCGGGGACTGCGGTTCGTCATCCCGGGCGGCGGTCGGTAG